One window of Mesoaciditoga lauensis cd-1655R = DSM 25116 genomic DNA carries:
- the metG gene encoding methionine--tRNA ligase gives MSRSFYVTTPIYYINSDPHIGSAYTTIVADVVARYKRMMGYDTFFLTGTDEHGQHVLRAAQKAGKDPKEFADELASRFVKLWKDLGITNDAFIRTTDDFHMKTVQDFFQKMYDKGDIYLGKYEGWYCVNCETFWTEKDLGEEKVCPTCHRPLEHIEEENYFFKLSKYTEPLLKHFKEHPDFVEPDFRRNEMLKILESGLEDVSVSRTSFDWGVPIPFDPKHVVYVWFDALINYVSAIGYGRNEEMFNKYWPADVHFIGKEINRFHSLIWPAMLMSVGLPLPKKIFAHGWLTVNGEKISKSKGNAVDPRILMKAYGIDALKYYLLRDIQFGHDGDFSEDNLITRINADLANDLGNLVHRTLAMISQNFDSLPTPKDEGEHDEELKDLTLKTIDEYFKFMDAFKFTQALESIWKLIRFGNKYIDLTEPWLLARDESKKNRLATVLYNLSDVIRNVSIMLSPILSNTSEEIFKRMGQTAKSMEDLGWHKTLSNTPIKVEKPLFPRIDTKKWKKVIIMTEEKKENVEKVSGSSKPQVTIDDFAKLDLRVARIVAAERIPKSEKLLKLQLEVGEEKRQIVAGIGKVYTPESLIGREIIIIFNLKPAKLMGVESNGMLMAAKDGEKLRLLTVDGYVDPGAKIS, from the coding sequence TTGTCTCGTTCTTTTTATGTCACAACTCCAATTTATTACATAAACTCAGATCCGCACATAGGATCCGCTTACACAACTATTGTTGCAGATGTGGTTGCGAGATACAAACGCATGATGGGATATGACACGTTTTTTCTGACAGGCACAGACGAGCATGGTCAACATGTTTTAAGGGCCGCACAGAAAGCCGGAAAAGATCCCAAAGAATTCGCCGACGAGTTGGCATCAAGGTTTGTTAAGCTCTGGAAAGATTTAGGTATAACGAATGATGCTTTCATTCGAACTACCGATGATTTCCACATGAAAACAGTTCAAGATTTCTTTCAGAAGATGTACGACAAAGGAGACATATACCTTGGAAAGTACGAAGGGTGGTATTGTGTTAACTGTGAAACTTTCTGGACGGAAAAAGATTTGGGTGAAGAGAAAGTTTGCCCTACTTGCCATCGCCCATTGGAGCATATAGAAGAGGAAAATTACTTCTTCAAGCTTTCGAAGTACACGGAACCTCTTTTAAAACACTTCAAAGAGCATCCTGATTTCGTAGAGCCCGACTTCAGGAGAAATGAAATGCTTAAAATACTCGAAAGCGGTTTGGAGGATGTAAGCGTTTCCAGAACCTCTTTCGATTGGGGCGTGCCAATTCCTTTCGATCCGAAGCATGTTGTTTACGTGTGGTTTGATGCTCTCATAAACTACGTTTCCGCCATAGGATACGGGAGGAATGAGGAAATGTTCAACAAATATTGGCCGGCAGATGTTCATTTCATAGGAAAAGAGATAAACAGATTTCATTCCCTTATATGGCCTGCTATGCTCATGAGTGTTGGATTGCCGCTACCGAAAAAGATCTTCGCCCATGGTTGGCTTACCGTAAACGGGGAAAAGATCTCCAAATCAAAAGGTAATGCCGTAGATCCAAGAATACTCATGAAAGCGTATGGAATAGATGCGTTGAAGTATTACCTTTTGAGAGATATCCAGTTCGGGCACGATGGAGATTTCTCGGAGGATAACCTTATAACAAGGATCAACGCAGATCTGGCAAATGATTTGGGAAATCTCGTGCACAGAACGCTGGCGATGATATCTCAAAATTTCGATTCTTTACCAACGCCGAAGGACGAAGGCGAACATGATGAAGAGTTAAAAGATCTGACTTTAAAAACGATAGATGAATATTTCAAATTCATGGATGCTTTTAAATTCACACAAGCCCTTGAAAGCATTTGGAAGCTTATAAGATTCGGAAACAAATACATCGATTTGACCGAGCCATGGTTGCTAGCGCGCGATGAAAGCAAAAAAAATAGGTTAGCTACGGTACTTTACAACCTTTCCGATGTTATAAGGAATGTGTCCATCATGCTTTCACCCATCTTGAGCAACACCAGCGAGGAAATATTCAAAAGGATGGGGCAAACGGCGAAAAGCATGGAAGATCTCGGTTGGCACAAAACGCTTTCAAACACGCCAATTAAAGTGGAAAAACCGCTATTCCCTCGAATAGATACAAAAAAATGGAAAAAGGTGATAATTATGACAGAAGAAAAGAAAGAAAACGTTGAAAAAGTTTCTGGCTCTTCAAAGCCTCAAGTAACGATAGATGACTTCGCAAAGCTGGATCTTCGCGTTGCCAGGATAGTGGCGGCTGAAAGAATTCCAAAATCAGAAAAATTGTTAAAGCTCCAGCTTGAAGTTGGAGAGGAAAAAAGGCAAATAGTTGCCGGAATAGGAAAAGTGTACACTCCAGAATCTTTGATCGGTAGAGAGATAATAATCATATTCAACCTCAAACCGGCCAAACTCATGGGAGTGGAATCAAATGGAATGTTAATGGCAGCCAAAGACGGAGAAAAGCTCAGACTTTTAACCGTAGATGGGTACGTAGACCCAGGTGCCAAAATATCGTGA